A genome region from Thermomonospora amylolytica includes the following:
- a CDS encoding sensor histidine kinase, which translates to MSERGARMSGLDRLVLRGRTVRSRFTVLYAALFLASGAVLLALTNLLAGTRRTTVSAPVRPPAVQDPALAAARQRIHDLESQLVQVQAEQAHRFLVGSLVALAVMAVVSALLGNLVAGRVLRPLRTITAATRRITAENLHERLGVRGPADEVKDLADTIDGLLERLEASFAAQRRFVADASHELRTPLATMRASVDVALAKAEPPPPQTVALAGRLRTELDRVDRLLEGLLDLARAQHGALADRAPVSLADLVTRATDARAAGIAARSLTLDDDGLQETAWTRGSPTLLARMVENVIDNAVVHNRDGGWIRVAASADGATARLVVETGGPVLDPEHVARLGRPFQRLAPDRTGTGSGLGLSIVAAVADAHGGRLDLHARREGGLRVTVSLPAADAPGGGAA; encoded by the coding sequence ATGAGCGAGCGGGGGGCGCGCATGAGCGGGCTGGATCGCCTGGTGCTGCGGGGCCGGACGGTGCGGTCGCGTTTCACCGTGCTGTACGCCGCCCTCTTCCTGGCCTCCGGAGCGGTCCTGCTGGCCCTCACCAACCTGCTGGCCGGGACGCGCCGGACGACGGTCTCCGCGCCCGTCCGGCCCCCGGCCGTTCAGGATCCCGCCCTGGCGGCGGCGCGGCAGCGCATCCACGATCTGGAGAGCCAGCTGGTGCAGGTGCAGGCGGAACAGGCGCACCGGTTCCTGGTGGGCTCGCTGGTCGCACTGGCCGTGATGGCGGTGGTCTCGGCCCTGCTGGGCAACCTCGTCGCCGGCCGGGTGCTCCGCCCGCTGCGGACGATCACCGCCGCGACCCGGCGGATCACCGCCGAGAACCTGCACGAGCGGCTGGGCGTGCGGGGGCCCGCCGACGAGGTCAAGGATCTCGCGGACACCATCGACGGGCTGCTGGAACGCCTGGAGGCGTCCTTCGCTGCCCAGCGCCGGTTCGTCGCCGACGCCTCCCACGAACTGCGCACGCCGCTGGCCACCATGCGGGCGTCGGTGGACGTGGCCCTGGCCAAGGCGGAACCGCCGCCGCCCCAGACGGTCGCGCTGGCCGGCCGGCTGCGCACCGAACTCGACCGGGTCGACCGCCTTCTGGAGGGCCTGCTCGACCTGGCCCGCGCACAGCACGGCGCGCTCGCCGACCGCGCCCCGGTCTCGCTGGCCGACCTGGTGACGCGGGCCACGGACGCCCGTGCCGCCGGCATCGCGGCCCGGAGCCTCACCTTGGACGACGACGGGCTCCAGGAGACGGCGTGGACCCGGGGCAGCCCGACGCTGCTGGCCCGCATGGTCGAGAACGTGATCGACAACGCTGTCGTCCACAACCGGGACGGCGGCTGGATCCGGGTGGCCGCCTCGGCGGACGGCGCGACGGCACGGCTGGTCGTGGAGACCGGCGGGCCGGTGCTGGATCCGGAACACGTCGCCCGGCTCGGCCGCCCCTTCCAACGGCTGGCCCCCGACCGCACCGGCACCGGCTCCGGTCTCGGCCTGTCCATCGTCGCGGCGGTCGCCGACGCGCACGGCGGCCGCCTGGACCTGCACGCCCGGCGCGAGGGCGGCCTGCGCGTCACCGTCTCGCTCCCGGCGGCGGACGCGCCCGGAGGCGGTGCGGCATGA
- a CDS encoding response regulator transcription factor: protein MRVLVVEDALALAEVLAEGLRDQGMAVDVAHDGLAAAAKLDLNDYDVVVLDRDLPGLHGDALCQMITERDERAMVLMLTAAGSPGDRVSGLTLGADDYLAKPFHFPELVLRIRALARRRPAARARTLRAAGIELDPARRTATRDGRPLDLSVKEFALLEALLRAAPAFLSAEQLLERVWDENADPFTNTVTVTIGRLRRKLGDPPIVITRPGVGYRIADQAG, encoded by the coding sequence ATGAGGGTCCTGGTGGTCGAGGACGCGCTCGCGCTCGCCGAGGTCCTGGCCGAGGGGCTGCGGGACCAGGGCATGGCCGTCGACGTCGCCCACGACGGCCTGGCCGCCGCCGCCAAGCTGGACCTCAACGACTACGACGTGGTGGTCCTCGACCGGGACCTGCCCGGCCTGCACGGCGACGCGCTCTGCCAGATGATCACCGAACGCGACGAGCGCGCGATGGTCCTGATGCTCACCGCCGCCGGTTCCCCGGGGGACCGGGTCAGCGGGCTGACCCTGGGGGCCGACGACTACCTCGCCAAGCCGTTCCACTTCCCGGAACTGGTGCTGCGCATCCGCGCGCTGGCCCGCCGCCGCCCGGCCGCCCGCGCGCGGACGCTGCGGGCGGCCGGCATCGAACTCGACCCCGCACGGCGCACGGCCACCCGCGACGGCCGGCCGCTCGACCTGTCGGTCAAGGAGTTCGCGCTCCTGGAGGCCCTGCTGCGCGCCGCCCCCGCCTTCCTCAGCGCCGAACAGCTCCTCGAACGGGTCTGGGACGAGAACGCCGACCCGTTCACCAACACCGTCACCGTGACCATCGGGCGGCTGCGCCGCAAACTGGGCGACCCGCCGATCGTCATCACCAGACCCGGCGTGGGCTACCGCATCGCCGATCAGGCCGGCTGA
- a CDS encoding DUF4383 domain-containing protein yields the protein MSHIAQGGRTRTGRRAMTPVQLASAAVGAVFLLVAILGFIPGITTNYDQMQFAGHESEARLFGLFQVSVLHNLVHGLFGVLGLALSRTVPAARGFLVGGGLIYLLLWLYGLFIDHDSSANFVPVNTADNWLHLGLGVGMILLGLLLPPRRRPATAGRHTAEAPRER from the coding sequence ATGTCCCACATCGCACAAGGCGGACGGACCCGCACCGGCCGCAGGGCGATGACCCCGGTCCAGCTCGCGTCCGCCGCCGTCGGCGCGGTCTTCCTGCTGGTCGCGATCCTGGGGTTCATCCCGGGCATCACCACGAACTACGACCAGATGCAGTTCGCCGGGCACGAGTCCGAGGCCCGCCTGTTCGGTCTCTTCCAGGTCTCGGTCCTGCACAACCTGGTGCACGGCCTGTTCGGGGTCCTCGGGCTGGCGCTGTCGCGCACCGTTCCGGCCGCCCGCGGCTTCCTGGTCGGCGGCGGTCTGATCTATCTGCTGCTGTGGCTGTACGGCCTGTTCATCGACCACGACAGCAGCGCCAACTTCGTCCCGGTCAACACCGCCGACAACTGGCTCCACCTGGGTCTCGGCGTAGGCATGATCCTGCTGGGCCTGCTGCTTCCCCCGCGCCGCCGCCCCGCCACCGCCGGCCGCCACACCGCGGAAGCCCCACGCGAACGCTGA
- a CDS encoding ATP-binding protein, translating to MTAPLIGRDHAAGMLRAEIGRAIDSHGGLVLVTGEAGIGKTTLVGDAAAEARRRGALVLGGSCWESGGAPGHWPWVQVLRGLRRASGAAEWAELEEASGGATAVLLGESAAADETGFALYDGVTSALVAASQRRPVMVVLDDLHWADAASVRLLEFAAQHTWFERLLLVGTYRDVEVEPTDHPLRPLLSALVSRATMITLTGLDRAAVGELMARTAGRRPDDDVVAEVHRRTGGNPFFVEQSARLWSAGGPVEAIAPGVRDAVQRRLSLLPEPVVRLLTTAAVLGREFHRQVLAAVAAEPADRVDRLLGRAVAARLAVARGGGRFAFAHDLVRETLYDSLDEPGRRHAAVVEAVTRSPGLAGRLLPAEQARHAYLARDVLDPATVVGRLEHAARDAGARMAFEESTGHRRRALEVAAALGPRRQALIAGELGADLIHLGRRDEGWALLEFAAERARAAADPMVLARVAITLHHCGDGDERARPAEDLLADAHRALAGGTGDPTPRDRPAKELAKEVAVHASARARREEDDEALAYFLWSLHHLIWGPGTAAERERLTREIERITRRMPSGGDHDSPWFAAALRWVALLELGDPRYLDAFETSLALAEQGGRPHEKAAATADRGIIAAFQGRFAEAADLLAEATCFPEGEHFDAHGMMFHLHWALLLLQGRADEDPPGRPPPRGSVPARLIEGLTALYRDDPDTALHHLEALTRSGRPIPGMYAPLFLRLQAQVAAATRDPELCERARAALSPYAGQWAVSVYGCDIGGPYRLWQAAVDAAQERWDEAVQGFTAAAESAELMHSRPWALEARTGLAEVLAERGDAGAAALLDEVEREAAELGMRHIAARVRRIRRSRDGGAGETGGEFRFDGRVWSLTFAGRTVHMPDAKGLRDLHLLLSGPGTDVPAVRLANPEGGAEVAAARALGGDEVLDEEARIRYKRRLAELDEEIDRAVAAGDDERAAACDRERAALLAELRAAAGLAGRTRRLGDEAERARKTVTARIRDTLRKLDGTHPDLAAHLRDAVSTGTTCAYRPSRPVTWRL from the coding sequence GTGACGGCTCCGCTGATCGGGCGGGACCACGCCGCCGGAATGCTGCGCGCCGAGATCGGCCGCGCCATCGACAGTCACGGCGGGCTGGTGCTGGTCACCGGGGAGGCCGGGATCGGCAAGACGACGCTGGTCGGCGACGCGGCGGCCGAGGCCCGGCGGCGCGGTGCGCTGGTGCTGGGCGGGTCGTGCTGGGAGTCCGGCGGCGCCCCCGGCCACTGGCCGTGGGTGCAGGTGCTGCGCGGGCTGCGCCGGGCGAGCGGCGCGGCGGAGTGGGCCGAACTGGAGGAGGCGTCCGGCGGGGCGACGGCGGTGCTGCTCGGCGAGTCGGCCGCCGCCGACGAGACCGGGTTCGCGCTGTACGACGGGGTGACCTCCGCGCTGGTGGCGGCCTCGCAGCGGCGCCCGGTGATGGTGGTGCTGGACGACCTGCACTGGGCGGACGCCGCGTCGGTGCGGCTGCTGGAGTTCGCCGCCCAGCACACCTGGTTCGAACGGCTGCTGCTGGTGGGCACGTACCGGGACGTCGAGGTGGAGCCGACCGACCATCCGCTGCGCCCGCTGCTGTCCGCGCTGGTGTCCCGCGCCACCATGATCACGCTGACCGGGCTGGACCGGGCCGCGGTGGGCGAGCTGATGGCCCGGACCGCCGGCCGCAGGCCCGACGACGACGTGGTGGCCGAGGTGCACCGGCGCACCGGGGGCAACCCGTTCTTCGTGGAGCAGTCGGCGCGGCTGTGGAGCGCCGGCGGCCCGGTGGAGGCCATCGCCCCGGGCGTGCGGGACGCGGTGCAGCGCCGCCTGTCGCTGCTGCCCGAGCCCGTGGTCCGGCTGCTGACCACGGCGGCGGTGCTGGGCCGGGAGTTCCACCGCCAGGTGCTGGCGGCCGTCGCCGCCGAGCCCGCCGACCGTGTGGACCGCCTGCTGGGCCGGGCGGTGGCGGCCCGGCTGGCGGTGGCGCGCGGGGGCGGCCGGTTCGCGTTCGCCCACGATCTGGTCCGCGAGACCCTCTACGACTCCCTCGACGAGCCCGGACGGCGGCACGCCGCGGTCGTCGAGGCGGTGACGCGTTCGCCCGGCCTGGCCGGCCGGCTGCTGCCCGCCGAGCAGGCCCGGCACGCCTACCTGGCCCGGGACGTGCTCGACCCGGCGACGGTGGTGGGCCGGCTGGAGCACGCGGCCCGGGACGCGGGCGCCCGGATGGCGTTCGAGGAGTCCACCGGGCACCGCCGCCGCGCGCTGGAGGTGGCGGCCGCGCTGGGACCGCGCCGGCAGGCGCTGATCGCCGGGGAGCTCGGGGCCGACCTGATCCACCTCGGCCGGCGGGACGAGGGATGGGCGCTGCTGGAGTTCGCCGCCGAGCGCGCCCGCGCCGCCGCCGACCCGATGGTGCTGGCCCGCGTCGCGATCACGCTGCACCACTGCGGGGACGGCGACGAGCGCGCCCGGCCGGCGGAGGACCTGCTGGCCGACGCCCACCGGGCGCTGGCCGGCGGCACCGGCGATCCGACGCCGCGGGACCGGCCGGCCAAGGAGCTGGCCAAGGAGGTCGCCGTGCACGCGAGCGCGCGGGCCAGGCGGGAGGAGGACGACGAGGCGCTGGCCTACTTCCTGTGGTCGCTGCACCACCTGATCTGGGGGCCGGGCACCGCCGCCGAACGCGAGAGGCTGACCCGCGAGATCGAACGGATCACCCGGCGCATGCCGTCCGGGGGCGACCACGACTCGCCCTGGTTCGCGGCGGCGCTGCGCTGGGTGGCGCTGCTGGAACTGGGCGACCCGCGCTACCTCGACGCGTTCGAGACGTCCCTGGCCCTGGCCGAGCAGGGCGGGCGGCCGCACGAGAAGGCCGCCGCGACGGCCGACCGCGGCATCATCGCCGCGTTCCAGGGACGCTTCGCCGAGGCCGCGGACCTCCTGGCGGAGGCGACGTGCTTCCCCGAGGGGGAGCACTTCGACGCGCACGGCATGATGTTCCACCTGCACTGGGCGCTGCTCTTGCTGCAGGGCCGCGCGGACGAGGACCCGCCCGGCAGGCCCCCTCCGCGAGGGAGCGTCCCCGCCCGGCTGATCGAGGGCCTCACCGCCCTGTACCGCGACGACCCGGACACCGCGCTGCACCACCTGGAGGCGCTGACCAGGTCCGGCAGGCCGATCCCCGGCATGTACGCCCCGCTGTTCCTGCGCCTGCAGGCACAGGTCGCCGCCGCCACCCGCGACCCGGAGCTGTGCGAACGGGCCCGCGCCGCGCTGTCCCCGTACGCCGGGCAGTGGGCGGTCTCGGTCTACGGCTGCGACATCGGCGGCCCGTACCGGCTGTGGCAGGCGGCCGTGGACGCCGCGCAGGAGCGCTGGGACGAGGCCGTCCAGGGGTTCACGGCCGCCGCCGAGTCCGCCGAGCTGATGCACTCCCGTCCCTGGGCGCTGGAGGCCCGGACGGGCCTGGCCGAGGTGCTGGCCGAACGCGGTGACGCCGGCGCCGCCGCCCTGCTGGACGAGGTGGAGCGCGAGGCCGCCGAGCTCGGCATGCGGCACATCGCGGCGCGCGTCCGGCGGATCCGCCGTTCCCGGGACGGCGGGGCGGGGGAGACCGGCGGCGAGTTCCGGTTCGACGGGCGGGTCTGGTCGTTGACGTTCGCCGGGCGCACCGTGCACATGCCCGACGCCAAGGGGCTGCGGGACCTGCACCTGCTGCTGTCCGGTCCCGGCACCGACGTTCCGGCGGTGCGGCTGGCCAACCCCGAGGGCGGCGCGGAGGTCGCCGCCGCCCGCGCGCTGGGCGGCGACGAGGTCCTCGACGAGGAGGCCAGGATCCGCTACAAGCGCCGGCTGGCCGAGCTGGACGAGGAGATCGACCGGGCCGTCGCCGCAGGCGACGACGAGCGCGCCGCCGCCTGCGACCGCGAACGGGCCGCCCTGCTCGCCGAGCTGCGCGCCGCCGCCGGGCTGGCCGGGCGCACCCGCCGGCTGGGCGACGAGGCCGAACGCGCCCGCAAGACCGTCACCGCCCGCATCCGCGACACCCTCCGCAAGCTCGACGGGACCCATCCCGACCTGGCCGCCCATCTGCGCGACGCGGTCTCCACCGGCACCACCTGCGCCTACCGCCCGTCCCGCCCCGTCACCTGGCGGCTGTGA
- a CDS encoding ABC transporter permease has product MTATTTAPDYTPSAETISAVLSPGARPSRPSALSASVTFGWRAMLKIKHVPEQLFDVTAFPIMMTLMFTYLFGGALAGSTREYLQYLLPGIMVMSVVMTSMYTGVTVNTDITKGVFDRFRTLPIWRPAPMVGYILGDMFRYTMGATVILVLGLVLGFRPGGGVLGVLAGIALLVAFSFALSWVWTMFGLLLRTDKSVMGVSMMVLFPATFLSNVLVDPETMPGWLQVFVDVNPISHLVAAVRGLMSGDVDTGELLWTAVSGGVLVAVFGTLTMRLYNRK; this is encoded by the coding sequence GTGACCGCCACGACCACCGCGCCCGACTACACCCCCTCGGCGGAGACGATCTCGGCGGTGCTGTCGCCGGGGGCCCGGCCGTCGCGGCCCAGTGCGCTGTCGGCGTCGGTCACGTTCGGCTGGCGGGCCATGCTGAAGATCAAGCACGTGCCCGAGCAGCTCTTCGACGTCACCGCGTTCCCGATCATGATGACGCTGATGTTCACCTACCTGTTCGGCGGGGCGCTGGCCGGGTCCACCCGGGAGTACCTGCAGTACCTGCTGCCGGGGATCATGGTGATGAGCGTCGTGATGACCTCGATGTACACCGGGGTGACGGTCAACACCGACATCACCAAGGGCGTGTTCGACCGGTTCCGCACCCTGCCGATCTGGCGGCCCGCCCCGATGGTCGGCTACATCCTCGGCGACATGTTCCGCTACACGATGGGCGCCACCGTGATCCTGGTGCTCGGGCTGGTCCTGGGCTTCCGGCCGGGCGGCGGCGTGCTCGGGGTGCTGGCCGGGATCGCGCTGCTGGTGGCGTTCTCGTTCGCGCTGTCGTGGGTGTGGACGATGTTCGGGCTGCTGCTGCGCACCGACAAGTCGGTGATGGGCGTCAGCATGATGGTGCTGTTCCCGGCGACCTTCCTGTCCAACGTGCTGGTCGACCCGGAGACGATGCCCGGCTGGCTGCAGGTCTTCGTGGACGTCAACCCGATCAGCCATCTGGTGGCGGCGGTCCGCGGGCTGATGTCCGGCGACGTCGACACCGGTGAGCTGCTGTGGACGGCGGTCTCCGGCGGCGTGCTCGTCGCCGTCTTCGGCACCCTCACCATGCGGCTGTACAACCGCAAGTGA
- a CDS encoding ATP-binding cassette domain-containing protein encodes MSESGDPPAIETAGLVKSFGRTRAVDGIDLTVPAGTVYGVLGPNGAGKTTTVRMLATLLRPDGGQARVFGHDVVREADAVRSRVSLTGQYASVDEDLTGMENLVLLSRLLGHRKPAAKERAATLLAAFGLTEAADRQVKNYSGGMRRRLDIAASILNTPDLLFLDEPTTGLDPRSRSHVWDIIRAVVAHGTTVLLTTQYMEEADRLAGRIAVIDHGRVIAEGTPGELKSSVGAGSVHIRLRDRWQREQARQVLARVLEAEVQLDADPVALTARIMDGGSRDRAAAQASRALAELDEAGVTVDDFSLGQPSLDEVFLALTGHPAEEHDDEQEVAK; translated from the coding sequence ATGAGCGAATCGGGGGATCCGCCGGCGATCGAGACGGCGGGGCTGGTCAAGTCGTTCGGCAGGACCCGGGCGGTGGACGGCATCGACCTGACGGTGCCGGCCGGGACGGTGTACGGGGTGCTCGGGCCGAACGGGGCCGGCAAGACGACCACGGTCCGGATGCTGGCCACGCTGCTGCGGCCGGACGGCGGGCAGGCCCGGGTGTTCGGGCACGACGTGGTGCGCGAGGCCGACGCGGTGCGGTCGCGGGTCAGCCTGACCGGGCAGTACGCCTCGGTGGACGAGGACCTGACCGGCATGGAGAACCTGGTGCTGCTGAGCCGGCTGCTCGGGCACCGCAAGCCCGCCGCCAAGGAGCGGGCCGCCACGCTGCTGGCGGCGTTCGGGCTGACCGAGGCCGCGGACCGGCAGGTGAAGAACTACTCCGGCGGGATGCGGCGGCGCCTGGACATCGCCGCCAGCATCCTCAACACCCCCGACCTGCTGTTCCTGGACGAGCCCACGACCGGGCTGGACCCGCGCAGCCGCAGCCACGTGTGGGACATCATCCGGGCGGTGGTGGCGCACGGCACGACCGTCCTGCTGACCACCCAGTACATGGAGGAGGCCGACCGGCTGGCCGGGCGGATCGCGGTGATCGACCACGGCAGGGTGATCGCCGAGGGCACCCCGGGCGAGCTGAAGTCCTCGGTCGGCGCGGGCTCGGTGCACATCCGGCTGCGCGACCGGTGGCAGCGCGAGCAGGCGCGGCAGGTGCTGGCCCGGGTGCTGGAGGCCGAGGTGCAACTGGACGCCGACCCGGTGGCGCTGACCGCCCGGATCATGGACGGCGGCAGCCGGGACCGGGCCGCCGCGCAGGCGTCGCGGGCGCTGGCCGAGCTCGACGAGGCCGGCGTCACCGTGGACGACTTCTCCCTCGGCCAGCCCAGCCTGGACGAGGTGTTCCTGGCCCTCACCGGCCACCCCGCCGAGGAGCACGACGACGAGCAGGAGGTCGCCAAGTGA
- a CDS encoding Uma2 family endonuclease produces MAAAPSEPPAREDPRQALAAIEVPPGMRAELIDGEIIVSPPPDGEHETIVVAVDDWVREHGLRLHRNLTLISPEGEYVPDGVAAPKGTFADRDWHSKPDGVVLVLEVTSREKAKGDKDRGPKRRGYAAADIPLYLLIDRYERKATIFSDPRGGDYHHSTSVMLGDELQIPEPLEGILDTAELTSY; encoded by the coding sequence ATGGCAGCCGCCCCGTCCGAGCCTCCGGCGCGAGAGGATCCGCGTCAGGCCCTGGCCGCGATCGAGGTGCCGCCGGGCATGCGGGCCGAGCTCATAGATGGAGAGATCATCGTGTCGCCGCCACCCGATGGTGAGCACGAGACGATCGTCGTCGCGGTGGACGACTGGGTGCGCGAGCACGGGCTGCGGCTGCACCGCAATCTCACGCTGATCAGTCCGGAGGGCGAGTACGTGCCGGACGGGGTGGCCGCGCCCAAGGGGACGTTCGCCGATCGCGACTGGCACAGCAAGCCGGACGGGGTCGTGCTGGTGCTGGAGGTGACGTCGCGGGAGAAGGCCAAGGGCGACAAGGACCGCGGCCCCAAGCGCAGGGGGTACGCCGCCGCGGACATTCCGCTCTACCTGCTGATCGACCGGTACGAGCGCAAGGCCACGATCTTCTCCGACCCCCGGGGCGGCGACTACCACCACAGCACGTCCGTGATGCTCGGCGACGAACTCCAGATCCCCGAGCCGCTCGAAGGGATCCTCGACACCGCCGAGCTGACCTCCTACTGA
- a CDS encoding NADH-quinone oxidoreductase subunit NuoF family protein — MTAVTIATIGGPRLTMGFDRFDRIDLDRHRALHGALPTPDLEELLKITEAVDLRGRGGAAFPFARKLMAVASRVRSAGGDAELWLPGAEDDRDGSEAVVVVNGAEGEPGSQKDKVLLTRNPHLVLDGAQIAASALGTRDIVVAVESGAAARAVRTALAERRMDAEIVRLPERFISGESGAVVRAVNGQIPIPPGRKVRAAESGVDGRPTLLSNTETFAQLAVLASLGPDLYSTAGTDSEPGTTLLTIGGSTVVEVPLGTPLSTVFAECGVEPGQGVLVGGYHGEWITPDAARSAVVSRAGFKAVGGSLGAGIILPLPEGTCPLREVARIAAYMAGQSAGQCGPCRLGLPDLYRSLENLVDGSGTPEQVRRAAAVGRGRGACSHPDGTARFALSALTAFAADIETHRLNGTCNQPCFGVLPLPVPTGGEAKVTIDWSRCQGHGLCAYLLPELIQLDRYGYPVVLNTEIPTWMETDANRAVAMCPALALRLTPTMTKPTRK; from the coding sequence ATGACCGCGGTGACCATCGCGACCATCGGCGGGCCTCGGCTGACCATGGGCTTCGACCGGTTCGACCGGATCGACCTGGACCGGCACCGGGCGCTGCACGGGGCGCTGCCGACCCCGGACCTGGAGGAGCTGCTGAAGATCACCGAGGCGGTGGACCTGCGCGGCCGGGGCGGCGCGGCGTTCCCGTTCGCCCGCAAGCTGATGGCGGTGGCCTCCCGGGTGCGGTCGGCCGGGGGCGACGCGGAGCTGTGGCTGCCCGGCGCGGAGGACGACCGCGACGGCTCGGAGGCGGTCGTGGTGGTCAACGGGGCCGAGGGCGAGCCCGGCAGCCAGAAGGACAAGGTGCTGCTGACCCGCAACCCGCACCTGGTGCTGGACGGCGCCCAGATCGCCGCGTCCGCGCTGGGCACCCGCGACATCGTGGTGGCGGTGGAGAGCGGCGCCGCCGCCCGCGCCGTCCGCACCGCCCTGGCCGAACGCCGGATGGACGCCGAGATCGTCCGCCTGCCGGAACGGTTCATCTCCGGGGAGAGCGGCGCGGTCGTCCGGGCCGTCAACGGCCAGATCCCCATCCCGCCCGGCCGCAAGGTGCGGGCCGCCGAGTCCGGGGTCGACGGCCGCCCCACCCTGCTGTCCAACACCGAGACGTTCGCGCAGCTCGCGGTGCTGGCCTCACTCGGCCCCGACCTGTACTCCACGGCCGGCACCGACTCCGAGCCCGGCACCACCCTGCTGACGATCGGCGGCTCCACCGTCGTCGAGGTCCCGCTCGGCACCCCGCTGTCGACGGTGTTCGCCGAGTGCGGCGTCGAGCCGGGGCAGGGCGTCCTGGTCGGCGGCTACCACGGCGAGTGGATCACCCCCGACGCGGCGCGCTCGGCGGTGGTGTCCCGCGCCGGTTTCAAGGCGGTCGGCGGCTCGCTGGGTGCGGGCATCATCCTCCCCCTGCCCGAGGGCACCTGCCCGCTCAGGGAGGTGGCCCGCATCGCGGCCTACATGGCGGGCCAGTCCGCGGGCCAGTGCGGCCCCTGCCGTCTCGGCCTGCCCGACCTCTACCGTTCGCTGGAGAACCTGGTCGACGGCTCCGGCACCCCCGAGCAGGTCCGCCGCGCCGCCGCCGTCGGCCGGGGCCGCGGCGCCTGCTCCCACCCCGACGGCACCGCCCGCTTCGCCCTGTCGGCCCTCACCGCGTTCGCCGCCGACATCGAGACCCACCGCCTGAACGGCACCTGCAACCAGCCCTGCTTCGGGGTCCTCCCCCTGCCCGTCCCCACCGGCGGCGAGGCCAAGGTCACCATCGACTGGAGCCGCTGCCAGGGCCACGGCCTGTGCGCCTACCTGCTCCCCGAGCTCATCCAGCTCGACCGCTACGGCTACCCCGTCGTCCTCAACACCGAGATCCCCACCTGGATGGAGACCGACGCCAACCGCGCCGTGGCCATGTGCCCCGCCCTCGCACTGCGCCTGACCCCCACCATGACCAAACCCACCCGCAAATGA
- a CDS encoding S1C family serine protease, with the protein MHQYTGRHARRREDYTDYTATRELPLPPPLYAPDPRTAPPPWPAQRPPRRRRRRSGHAPVLVVAVLLAALVGAVAGTAGTRVLDERSEVLPQTQTAGADMPAGLTAVANRMRRSVVSIEVRRAGSRSTGSGFVIDRQGHVLTNAHVVEGAFGVTVTLADRRVRRAEIVGLDTAEDVAVLTIGAAGLPVPPMGGSDQVRVGDQVLAFGSPLGLAGTVTFGIVSALDRQVGIGDGRTIRAVQTDAAINPGNSGGPLVNTRGQVIGVNTAIATLGEGRAPGGSIGIGFAIPIDRAMAVAAQLLGSTE; encoded by the coding sequence TTGCACCAGTACACCGGACGCCACGCCCGCCGCCGCGAGGACTACACCGACTACACCGCCACCCGTGAGCTGCCGCTGCCGCCGCCGCTGTACGCCCCCGACCCGCGGACCGCGCCTCCGCCGTGGCCCGCCCAGCGGCCCCCGCGGCGCCGCCGGCGGCGGTCCGGCCACGCGCCGGTGCTGGTGGTGGCGGTGCTGCTCGCCGCCCTGGTCGGCGCGGTCGCCGGCACGGCGGGCACCCGTGTGCTGGACGAGCGTTCCGAGGTCCTGCCGCAGACCCAGACCGCGGGGGCGGACATGCCCGCCGGCCTGACCGCCGTCGCCAACCGGATGCGGCGCAGCGTGGTGTCCATCGAGGTGCGCCGCGCCGGGTCCCGCTCCACCGGGTCGGGCTTCGTGATCGACCGGCAGGGGCACGTCCTCACCAACGCGCACGTGGTGGAGGGCGCGTTCGGGGTGACGGTGACGCTGGCGGACCGGCGGGTGCGGCGCGCCGAGATCGTCGGGCTGGACACCGCGGAGGACGTGGCCGTGCTGACCATCGGCGCCGCGGGCCTGCCGGTGCCCCCGATGGGCGGTTCGGACCAGGTCCGGGTGGGCGACCAGGTGCTGGCGTTCGGCTCGCCGCTGGGGCTGGCGGGCACGGTCACGTTCGGCATCGTCAGCGCCCTCGACCGCCAGGTGGGGATAGGGGACGGCCGCACCATCCGGGCCGTGCAGACCGACGCCGCCATCAACCCCGGCAACTCCGGCGGCCCCCTGGTCAACACCCGGGGTCAGGTCATCGGCGTCAACACCGCCATCGCCACCCTCGGCGAGGGCCGCGCCCCCGGCGGCTCCATCGGCATCGGCTTCGCCATCCCCATCGACCGCGCCATGGCCGTAGCCGCCCAGCTCCTGGGCTCGACCGAATGA